From the Euphorbia lathyris chromosome 6, ddEupLath1.1, whole genome shotgun sequence genome, one window contains:
- the LOC136233955 gene encoding uncharacterized protein produces MKINTLYIRSSPPAHLFINPNSYFSESHRPPPPPPCHPFKRRRVIRLNAAGSSAEPPLRLKSPQPSGPPLNHRRCSIQRRSDLHLLNDLQEKLITNIYSAANGWKKEKYRTSGYGGIVAGGNFDRNSIEVASEISFEI; encoded by the exons ATGAAGATAAACACACTTTATATTCGTTCTTCCCCGCCTGCCCATCTCTTTATAAACCCCAATTCCTATTTCTCCGAATCTCATCgtccgccgccgccgccgccgtgTCATCCGTTTAAACGCCGCCGGGTCATCCGTTTAAACGCCGCCGGGTCATCCGCTGAACCGCCGCTGCGTCTCAAATCACCGCAGCCGTCGGGTCCTCCGCTGAACCACCGCCGTTGCAGCATACAGAGACGCTCCGATCTCCACCTGCTTAACGATCTTCAAG AGAAATTAATAACAAATATCTATTCAGCTGCAAATGGATGGAAAAAGGAGAAATACAGAACAAGTGGCTATGGTGGAATTGTTGCCGGAGGAAATTTTGACAGAAATTCTATTGAGGTTGCCTCTGAAATCTCTTTTGAGATTTAA